In the Methylophilus sp. 5 genome, one interval contains:
- a CDS encoding OmpP1/FadL family transporter, which translates to MLRFKPCYLFIGLALSGYHLNSYAAGFALFEQGASGLGNAYAGASAVAEDASTIFFNPAGMTYLEGRQVVGAVHLIKTNGNFDDRDSVRAGTRPLGNEGGEIGSLAAIPNFYYKQDISDQLKIGIGVGTPFGLKTEYDKNWLGRFQAIKSELKTVNINPSLAWKLNDQWSFGFGVSAMWAQAELTSAVNVGAAESSINNKGKDWGFGYNLGAIYQVTPDTRLGLAFRSKVEQHLKGDARSPFTALNGIPGRTLNTDITADLTLPETLSFSSFSRLDERWDLLTDITWTRWSQFKTLSIMRDNGSNTAVGSTQEHWNNTLRYSVGLNYRYTDTLKLRTGVAYDQEAIDNNHRTARIPGNDRIWLSLGASWQYSPQTKFDVGYAHLFIKEASIYDDQQSPAPGKGIIAGKYDGSADILSMQLTHQF; encoded by the coding sequence ATGTTACGTTTTAAGCCATGTTATTTATTCATCGGGCTGGCATTGTCCGGCTACCACCTCAATAGCTACGCCGCCGGGTTTGCTCTGTTTGAACAAGGGGCTAGCGGCCTGGGTAACGCCTATGCCGGGGCGTCTGCGGTTGCTGAAGATGCCAGTACCATCTTTTTTAACCCGGCCGGCATGACTTACCTGGAAGGCCGTCAGGTTGTTGGCGCCGTGCATTTGATTAAAACCAATGGCAACTTTGATGACAGGGATAGTGTACGTGCTGGCACACGCCCACTGGGCAATGAAGGCGGCGAGATTGGCAGCCTGGCAGCTATTCCTAACTTTTACTACAAGCAAGATATTAGCGACCAGCTCAAAATCGGCATTGGCGTGGGTACGCCTTTTGGCTTGAAAACCGAATATGACAAGAACTGGCTAGGGCGCTTTCAGGCGATCAAATCTGAACTCAAAACCGTCAATATCAACCCCTCCTTAGCCTGGAAATTGAATGATCAATGGTCATTTGGCTTTGGCGTGTCGGCAATGTGGGCGCAAGCCGAGCTCACCAGCGCAGTCAATGTAGGGGCGGCAGAGTCCTCCATCAATAACAAAGGTAAAGACTGGGGCTTTGGTTACAATTTGGGGGCGATTTACCAAGTCACACCTGACACCCGATTAGGCCTGGCGTTTCGCTCAAAAGTCGAGCAACACTTAAAAGGGGACGCACGCTCGCCTTTTACAGCATTAAACGGCATTCCTGGCAGAACATTAAATACAGACATCACAGCTGACCTCACCCTGCCAGAAACACTTTCTTTCAGTAGCTTTAGTCGTTTAGATGAGCGCTGGGATTTGCTGACCGATATTACCTGGACCCGTTGGAGTCAATTTAAAACACTCAGCATTATGCGCGACAATGGCTCCAATACGGCTGTAGGCTCTACTCAAGAGCACTGGAACAACACGCTGCGTTACTCTGTCGGCCTCAACTATCGTTACACAGACACCTTAAAACTACGTACCGGCGTCGCTTATGACCAAGAAGCGATTGATAACAACCACAGAACGGCGCGTATCCCCGGTAATGATCGAATTTGGCTATCATTGGGTGCCAGTTGGCAATATAGTCCGCAGACTAAATTCGATGTCGGCTATGCACATCTTTTTATTAAAGAAGCCTCTATTTACGATGACCAGCAGTCACCCGCACCCGGTAAAGGCATCATTGCCGGCAAATACGATGGCAGCGCCGATATTCTCAGCATGCAACTCACCCACCAGTTCTAG
- a CDS encoding porin, whose amino-acid sequence MTIKHFFKLALLPLAISQAFAAQADPSSTTSQETPSLVSRFMNDDNPFRVNFDLGDHPSYFQVYGLVDIGLTHINHSLPENYELANNFYPYSGAKKTSRTTSRTNWVNGGWQGSRIGFKGEVAKLQMWDHDFKFIYQLEAGFNTLDMKLHDAAQTLADNSGTNANSSVSANSSMNGELFTRQAWAGIDGGSLGKLTYGTQYNPFFEITVTYDPNGKADSFSPLGESGTVGGGGGVSENSRMKNSLKYANTYELESHDKINYAVINQFGNSAGTSHGNGYTTQLGYESSAFGVQLAYDRFFDSVKSGIAGAGNPLANDTIAVSLYNTQAVLLTGRWMPTKDLKIIGGAEWYQLQPSSSTSIDYHSIYDQTVFGGVANSALKPGYKQDNHVYYLGANFDFAQRVPALAGLTTSIGYYLTKADAIDGPTVSTNSQGKIDTWTAMVDYKLNKRFDTYLAYTTNHFSGDKYPSASNYTNVTSYGAGLRMKF is encoded by the coding sequence ATGACCATCAAGCACTTTTTCAAACTGGCATTACTGCCGCTGGCGATTAGCCAGGCATTCGCAGCCCAGGCAGACCCATCCAGTACGACTTCACAAGAAACGCCTTCTCTGGTGTCGCGTTTTATGAATGACGACAATCCGTTTCGCGTCAACTTCGATCTGGGCGACCACCCTTCTTACTTCCAGGTGTACGGCCTGGTGGATATCGGCCTGACCCATATCAATCACTCGTTGCCTGAAAACTATGAATTAGCGAATAACTTTTATCCTTATTCAGGCGCAAAAAAGACCAGCAGAACCACCTCTAGAACCAATTGGGTGAATGGTGGCTGGCAAGGCTCACGCATTGGTTTTAAAGGTGAAGTCGCCAAATTGCAAATGTGGGATCACGACTTCAAATTTATCTATCAACTGGAAGCCGGTTTTAATACGCTGGATATGAAGTTGCATGATGCGGCACAAACGCTGGCAGATAACTCTGGCACCAATGCTAACTCCAGCGTGAGTGCAAACTCATCCATGAACGGTGAGTTGTTTACACGCCAAGCCTGGGCCGGTATTGATGGCGGCTCATTGGGTAAATTGACCTATGGTACGCAATACAACCCGTTTTTTGAGATCACTGTGACTTATGATCCTAACGGTAAGGCCGACAGCTTTTCACCATTGGGTGAGAGCGGCACCGTGGGCGGTGGCGGTGGCGTGTCTGAAAACTCACGCATGAAAAACTCGCTCAAGTACGCCAATACTTACGAATTGGAGAGCCATGACAAAATCAATTATGCCGTGATCAACCAGTTTGGGAATTCGGCGGGCACCTCGCACGGCAATGGCTACACCACACAACTGGGCTACGAAAGCAGTGCATTTGGCGTGCAGTTGGCCTATGACAGATTTTTCGATTCAGTGAAGTCAGGGATTGCTGGCGCTGGCAATCCTTTAGCCAATGACACCATTGCGGTATCTCTGTATAACACGCAAGCCGTATTGCTCACTGGTAGATGGATGCCAACCAAAGACCTGAAAATCATCGGTGGTGCGGAGTGGTATCAATTGCAACCGTCATCCTCTACCTCGATTGATTATCACTCTATTTATGATCAAACTGTCTTTGGCGGCGTGGCAAACTCGGCATTGAAGCCAGGCTACAAACAGGATAACCATGTGTATTACCTGGGTGCCAACTTTGACTTTGCGCAGCGCGTGCCTGCACTGGCGGGCCTGACCACTTCTATCGGTTACTACCTGACTAAAGCGGATGCCATTGACGGCCCGACCGTTTCAACCAACTCGCAGGGTAAAATTGATACCTGGACGGCAATGGTGGACTATAAGCTGAATAAGCGTTTCGATACTTATCTGGCGTATACCACCAACCACTTTTCGGGCGACAAATATCCAAGTGCCTCGAACTATACCAATGTGACCAGCTATGGTGCCGGTTTGCGTATGAAGTTCTAA
- a CDS encoding choice-of-anchor A family protein: MSWMVKSAAIAALAMQSMAASADVLDFGVAGQFNVFVFNNFTSSYSDVEGAVAVGGNFNVTGYSVNELNNAVAGNALVVANNVTINGGSVKNGDIDVGGTHTTSNFGFTGNYTDSDPINFANERLYLQNLSTSLNALANTGTATYNYSGLQLTASNSTDAQIFDIDGSFFNSRNNTTFSGFSNGQTIILNISGNGLTFNGGTGTDFSKYGFNVVYNFYQATALNTGSGATGTILAPDADITGGFSAINGNVIANSWNTNTQVNVTGMFKPTDITGLVVTPVPEPETYGMLLAGLAFVGLLARRRQSLA, translated from the coding sequence ATGAGTTGGATGGTAAAAAGCGCGGCGATTGCCGCACTTGCAATGCAAAGCATGGCTGCCTCAGCAGATGTGCTGGATTTCGGTGTTGCCGGTCAGTTTAATGTGTTTGTATTTAACAACTTTACCAGCAGCTACAGCGATGTTGAAGGTGCGGTAGCCGTGGGTGGCAACTTTAATGTGACTGGCTACTCTGTCAATGAGCTCAATAACGCCGTTGCTGGCAATGCGCTGGTGGTCGCTAACAACGTGACCATTAACGGCGGCAGCGTTAAAAATGGCGATATTGATGTGGGCGGCACGCACACGACTTCAAACTTTGGCTTTACCGGTAATTATACCGACAGCGATCCGATTAACTTCGCTAATGAGCGTCTCTATCTGCAAAACCTGTCGACCAGTCTCAATGCGCTGGCAAATACCGGTACGGCGACTTACAACTACAGTGGTTTGCAGCTGACCGCCAGCAACAGCACCGATGCACAGATTTTTGATATTGATGGCAGTTTTTTCAACTCCAGAAACAATACAACATTCAGCGGTTTTTCTAACGGCCAAACCATTATCCTGAATATTTCTGGCAATGGTTTGACCTTTAATGGCGGCACCGGCACTGACTTTAGCAAGTATGGTTTCAATGTGGTGTATAACTTTTATCAAGCCACGGCCTTAAACACAGGCTCCGGTGCAACAGGCACTATACTGGCGCCAGATGCAGATATCACTGGCGGGTTCAGCGCGATTAACGGTAACGTGATTGCCAATAGCTGGAACACCAACACCCAGGTGAATGTGACTGGCATGTTCAAGCCGACAGACATCACCGGCCTGGTCGTGACCCCAGTGCCTGAGCCAGAAACTTATGGCATGTTGCTGGCTGGTTTGGCATTCGTTGGTTTGCTGGCACGCAGACGTCAGTCTCTTGCATGA
- a CDS encoding EAL domain-containing protein: MNKFAAMFAWCVSCRVMTLLYQSAGCVLLITSLAASQAWAETITVISDDNYPPYLFKDANGNTVGIVADYWKLWEQKTGVKVTLVSTAWEQAQQQLLSGHADVIEMIFRDAEREQKYTFTQAYATLPVGIYAHESISGLAAPAALSGFTVGVQKGDGCIFKLKEAGVKSFRLYNNYEEIIQATLNGQVKIVCMDDFPAHYYLYRLNADSQILRAFTLYQGQFHRAVKKGDTHTLRLIERGAAAISPAEMASLESKWKGSSLQRDVYSKQVILTLALLLVVGSTLLLLIFMLRVVVKRKTAEIQSKRQELELERLRLTDIIDATRAGTWEWDMQTGIFQFNPRWAEILGYSLDELTPHHLETAKRLTHPDDWQTSMALVTRHLQGEIAFYECDIRMQHKAGHWVWIVDRGRLISRTAAGEPAMMRGTHIDITDKKQAEAAIWRQANYDSLTQLPNRHYFHHQIKEAIAAAAAKQQHLTLLLLDLDRFKEVNDSLGHRRGDELLMEVGQRIRQCVSVPATVARLGGDEFAIIVPEGLHIDLQGLCNQLMQEISKAYILGGERVFVTVSIGLSQYPEDALHAEEMIQHADLAMYEAKSRGRNSARFFSLAIREALSQRVNLARDLRSALDNGELRDYYQPIVSLVSGQIVKAEALMRWQHPERGLISPALFIPVAEETGDIVAMGDWIFNQAAQHAMQWQHLMADDFAISVNKSPVQFVDQPSNDWVHALRAMGVEGKRIVVEITEGLLLNPDTVVEERLLQFRDMGIQVAIDDFGTGYSSLSYLSKFDIDYLKIDQSFTRNLNVGNESYVLCEAIIVMAHKLGLKVIAEGVETALQRDLLMDIHCDYAQGFFYSPPVPADVFEQMLVQQSREAAVVK, encoded by the coding sequence ATGAATAAGTTTGCGGCCATGTTTGCGTGGTGCGTGTCTTGTCGCGTCATGACCTTGCTTTATCAATCAGCCGGTTGCGTGCTGTTGATCACCAGCCTGGCTGCGAGCCAGGCCTGGGCCGAGACGATCACCGTCATTAGTGACGATAACTATCCACCTTATTTGTTTAAAGATGCCAACGGTAATACGGTGGGCATCGTGGCCGACTACTGGAAGTTGTGGGAGCAAAAAACCGGCGTGAAAGTGACGCTGGTTTCAACTGCCTGGGAGCAAGCGCAGCAGCAATTGTTGAGTGGCCACGCTGACGTGATCGAGATGATTTTCCGCGATGCTGAGCGGGAGCAGAAATACACGTTTACCCAGGCCTATGCTACCTTGCCCGTGGGTATTTACGCGCATGAGAGTATTAGCGGCCTGGCGGCGCCTGCTGCACTGAGTGGGTTTACCGTCGGCGTGCAAAAAGGTGATGGTTGTATTTTTAAATTAAAAGAAGCAGGCGTGAAATCGTTTCGCCTCTATAACAATTACGAAGAAATTATTCAGGCCACTTTAAACGGCCAAGTCAAAATTGTCTGCATGGACGATTTCCCGGCACATTACTACTTATATCGTTTAAATGCAGATAGCCAGATTCTGCGCGCATTTACCTTGTATCAAGGCCAGTTTCATCGCGCCGTGAAAAAAGGCGATACGCACACGCTGCGTTTGATTGAACGCGGTGCAGCCGCCATTAGCCCGGCCGAAATGGCGTCGCTAGAGTCCAAGTGGAAAGGCAGCTCGCTACAGCGCGATGTGTATTCCAAACAGGTGATTTTGACGCTGGCACTGTTGCTGGTGGTTGGCTCAACCTTGCTACTGCTTATTTTTATGCTGCGGGTAGTGGTGAAGAGAAAAACAGCCGAAATTCAAAGCAAGCGTCAAGAGTTGGAACTTGAGCGCCTGCGCCTCACCGATATTATTGATGCAACCCGTGCCGGCACCTGGGAGTGGGATATGCAAACCGGCATATTTCAATTTAATCCGCGCTGGGCAGAAATACTCGGTTACAGCCTGGACGAGCTGACGCCGCATCATCTGGAGACGGCAAAACGCCTGACACACCCGGATGACTGGCAAACGTCAATGGCGTTAGTGACGCGTCATTTGCAGGGGGAGATTGCGTTTTATGAGTGCGATATCCGCATGCAGCATAAAGCGGGGCATTGGGTGTGGATTGTGGATCGTGGCCGTTTGATTTCACGCACTGCGGCGGGTGAGCCCGCGATGATGCGCGGCACCCACATTGATATTACAGACAAAAAACAAGCCGAGGCCGCGATCTGGCGGCAAGCCAATTACGACAGCCTGACCCAGTTGCCTAATCGGCACTATTTTCACCATCAAATTAAAGAGGCTATCGCCGCCGCCGCGGCTAAGCAACAGCATTTAACCCTGCTGTTACTGGATCTGGACCGGTTTAAAGAGGTGAATGACAGCCTCGGGCACCGGCGTGGCGATGAGTTGCTGATGGAGGTCGGGCAGCGCATCCGCCAGTGTGTGTCGGTGCCCGCCACCGTTGCCAGGCTCGGTGGCGATGAATTTGCCATTATTGTGCCAGAAGGCTTACACATTGACCTGCAGGGCTTATGTAATCAGCTGATGCAAGAAATCTCCAAGGCTTATATTCTGGGCGGCGAGCGTGTTTTTGTCACGGTGAGTATCGGCCTCAGCCAATATCCCGAAGACGCATTGCATGCCGAAGAAATGATTCAGCATGCCGATCTTGCCATGTACGAGGCAAAAAGTCGTGGCCGTAATAGTGCGCGTTTCTTTTCGCTTGCGATCAGAGAGGCACTGTCGCAGCGAGTCAATCTGGCGCGAGACTTACGCTCCGCGCTCGATAATGGCGAGTTGCGTGACTACTACCAGCCGATTGTCAGTTTGGTGAGTGGCCAAATTGTCAAAGCAGAGGCGCTGATGCGCTGGCAACATCCTGAGCGTGGCTTGATTAGCCCGGCCTTGTTTATCCCGGTGGCAGAAGAAACGGGCGATATTGTGGCCATGGGCGACTGGATTTTTAATCAGGCTGCGCAACATGCTATGCAATGGCAGCATTTGATGGCGGATGACTTTGCGATCAGTGTCAATAAATCGCCGGTGCAGTTTGTCGATCAGCCAAGCAATGATTGGGTGCATGCCCTGCGTGCGATGGGGGTGGAGGGTAAGCGTATTGTGGTCGAAATTACCGAAGGCCTGTTACTTAACCCTGATACAGTTGTCGAGGAGCGGCTGTTGCAATTTAGGGATATGGGGATTCAGGTGGCGATTGACGATTTTGGCACCGGTTACTCCTCGTTGTCTTATTTGAGCAAGTTCGATATCGACTATCTCAAAATTGACCAGTCATTTACGCGTAATCTCAATGTGGGCAATGAGAGTTATGTGTTGTGCGAGGCGATTATCGTCATGGCGCATAAGCTTGGCCTTAAAGTGATTGCTGAAGGCGTAGAAACAGCGCTGCAGCGAGACTTGCTGATGGATATTCATTGCGATTACGCGCAAGGGTTCTTTTACTCGCCGCCGGTGCCAGCAGATGTTTTTGAGCAAATGCTGGTGCAACAGTCGCGCGAAGCGGCCGTTGTCAAATAG
- a CDS encoding pyridoxamine 5'-phosphate oxidase family protein yields MSRLFGETHRQVQDQQGTRKLADRIEEIACKTEIDEDVKGFIESLDMFFLSTVDHHGRPTVSYKGGFTGFVRVVDDKTLIFPIYDGNGMQLSVGNMVENAEIGMLFISFERPHRIRLQGVSSVSNEPALLAMYQEAEFVVKVTLSELWQNCPRYIHRYTRDSSSRYVPVAECQTPLAEWKRLEFVQDVISDADAKKAQAAGFIQVDDWVAKIKAGAPDV; encoded by the coding sequence ATGAGTCGTTTGTTTGGAGAAACACACCGTCAAGTCCAGGACCAGCAAGGCACCAGAAAGCTGGCAGACCGTATTGAAGAAATCGCCTGCAAGACCGAGATAGATGAGGACGTTAAAGGCTTTATTGAGTCGCTGGACATGTTCTTTTTGTCGACGGTGGATCATCACGGACGACCAACCGTTTCTTACAAAGGTGGTTTTACCGGGTTTGTGCGTGTGGTGGACGACAAAACGCTGATTTTCCCGATTTATGATGGCAACGGTATGCAGCTATCTGTCGGCAATATGGTAGAAAATGCTGAGATCGGCATGTTATTTATTTCTTTTGAGCGCCCACACCGCATTCGCTTGCAAGGCGTCAGCAGTGTATCAAACGAGCCTGCTTTACTGGCCATGTATCAAGAGGCTGAGTTTGTGGTCAAAGTGACGTTATCGGAGTTGTGGCAAAACTGTCCACGCTATATTCACCGCTATACGCGCGATAGCAGTTCACGTTACGTGCCCGTGGCAGAATGCCAGACACCGTTAGCAGAATGGAAGCGTCTGGAGTTTGTGCAGGATGTGATTTCTGACGCAGATGCTAAAAAAGCCCAGGCCGCCGGTTTTATTCAAGTGGACGACTGGGTCGCCAAAATCAAGGCCGGGGCGCCAGATGTATAG
- a CDS encoding diguanylate cyclase domain-containing protein, whose protein sequence is MAFLFWHFLLDYQRQKAESEAYLEAASYGSLLRAAVDRELNSLLFISNGLSSFIKVYRDELEQDKMQAILADLWSNAHHVRNLAVAVNYTLTYVYPEKGNEQIIGIDYREVATQWPKVKLAIASHQGVLDGPLELIQGGNGMIYRFPIYVDNHYWGIMSTVIDTDSFLQAAFNDVQNPHFSFAIRTADQKRVFQGDAALFEQKNIFIQQSHVPNGTWEWAIENKKTHELPGRGIGIGLSLFLSLLVGAGAYFFAQERYYLSEGALMDSLTGLPNRRLLESRLNYAHSEAKRDHKRFGLMALDVDHFKAINDQYGHDVGDEVIKAVAARLKSNIRDMDTVSRLGGDEFVVVVKDQLSEQGLVKVATKLLDIFSVPMLINDHEIVVHLSIGLTLFDPVSDVTLKQLLKQADMALYQAKQTGRNTYSVWK, encoded by the coding sequence TTGGCTTTTTTGTTTTGGCATTTTCTGCTCGATTACCAGCGCCAAAAGGCGGAGAGCGAGGCGTATCTCGAGGCGGCGTCTTACGGTAGCTTGCTGCGCGCAGCGGTAGATCGTGAATTAAACTCTTTGCTGTTTATTTCTAATGGCTTGTCCAGTTTTATCAAGGTGTACCGTGACGAACTGGAGCAGGATAAGATGCAGGCGATCCTGGCGGATCTCTGGTCCAATGCACACCATGTGAGAAACCTTGCCGTGGCGGTGAATTACACGCTCACCTATGTTTATCCTGAAAAGGGTAATGAGCAAATCATAGGCATAGACTATCGCGAGGTGGCCACTCAGTGGCCCAAGGTTAAATTGGCGATTGCCTCTCACCAGGGCGTGCTCGATGGTCCGTTGGAACTGATACAGGGCGGTAACGGCATGATTTATCGCTTTCCGATTTATGTCGATAACCACTATTGGGGCATTATGTCGACCGTGATTGATACCGATAGTTTTTTGCAGGCCGCGTTTAACGATGTGCAAAACCCTCACTTTTCATTCGCTATCAGGACGGCTGATCAAAAGCGTGTGTTTCAAGGCGATGCCGCGCTGTTTGAGCAGAAAAATATTTTTATTCAGCAAAGTCATGTGCCTAATGGCACTTGGGAGTGGGCGATCGAGAATAAAAAAACGCATGAGTTACCGGGGCGCGGCATTGGCATTGGCTTGAGCCTGTTTTTAAGCCTGTTGGTGGGTGCCGGAGCTTACTTTTTTGCCCAAGAGCGCTATTACTTGTCTGAAGGCGCGTTGATGGACAGTCTGACCGGGCTACCGAATCGTCGCTTGCTCGAAAGTCGCTTAAACTATGCGCACTCGGAAGCCAAGCGAGATCACAAAAGATTTGGCCTGATGGCATTAGATGTCGATCATTTTAAAGCGATTAATGACCAGTATGGTCACGATGTGGGCGACGAAGTCATTAAAGCGGTGGCGGCCAGGTTGAAGTCCAATATTCGCGACATGGATACTGTCAGCCGCTTAGGCGGTGATGAGTTTGTGGTGGTGGTCAAAGATCAGTTATCAGAGCAAGGGTTGGTCAAAGTAGCGACTAAGTTGCTGGATATTTTCAGTGTCCCCATGTTGATTAACGACCACGAAATTGTGGTGCATCTCAGTATCGGACTCACCTTGTTTGACCCTGTTTCCGATGTCACCTTAAAACAACTGCTCAAACAAGCCGATATGGCGTTGTATCAAGCCAAGCAAACCGGCAGAAACACTTACAGCGTCTGGAAGTAA
- a CDS encoding DUF3309 family protein codes for MLGTLLIVIFTLAFIHAFRAGLYRVSWGMDPGRALTVLIAVLIMMAFAIGFVDF; via the coding sequence ATGCTTGGTACGTTGCTCATTGTGATTTTCACGCTCGCTTTCATCCATGCTTTTCGTGCGGGCCTCTACCGTGTAAGTTGGGGTATGGACCCTGGTCGAGCGTTAACCGTGTTGATTGCGGTATTGATCATGATGGCGTTCGCGATTGGCTTTGTTGATTTCTAA
- a CDS encoding DUF3309 domain-containing protein, giving the protein MMFSTILIVILVVALIGALPAWPHSAQWGYFPSGGVGLLLLALLLLTFSGG; this is encoded by the coding sequence ATGATGTTTAGCACCATTCTTATTGTTATCCTTGTTGTTGCCTTAATTGGCGCCTTGCCGGCCTGGCCTCACAGCGCACAGTGGGGGTATTTTCCAAGTGGTGGCGTCGGCTTGTTGCTGCTGGCATTATTGTTACTGACATTTTCTGGCGGATAA
- a CDS encoding DUF421 domain-containing protein, with product MDPAAFKLSVPLWEIVIRGSIVYWFLFLIFRSILRRDIGNVGVGDFLFVMIVADASQNAMSGDAKSITDGLLLISVLVFWNVFIDWLSYKNQWVRRLMQAPALVLVRDGVLQTRAMRREFITKEDILAKLREDGVEHLSAVKRMQLESDGQLSIIHDDK from the coding sequence ATGGATCCGGCAGCGTTCAAACTGAGCGTTCCCTTATGGGAAATTGTGATTCGAGGATCCATCGTTTACTGGTTCCTGTTTTTAATTTTCAGGTCTATCTTGCGCCGCGATATAGGCAACGTTGGCGTAGGCGATTTTTTATTTGTCATGATTGTGGCCGACGCCTCTCAAAATGCCATGAGTGGCGACGCCAAATCCATTACAGATGGCTTGCTACTCATCAGCGTATTGGTGTTCTGGAATGTGTTTATAGACTGGCTCAGTTATAAAAACCAATGGGTCAGGCGCCTGATGCAAGCGCCAGCACTTGTTTTGGTGCGTGATGGCGTGCTGCAAACCCGCGCCATGCGGCGCGAGTTTATTACCAAAGAGGATATTTTGGCCAAGCTGCGCGAAGACGGTGTTGAGCATCTTTCGGCAGTGAAACGCATGCAATTAGAGTCAGATGGTCAGCTCAGTATTATTCACGACGATAAGTAA
- a CDS encoding EAL domain-containing protein, with protein MDHVLKTSWRNKKIVTGIAILLIIITASISIFLSLIIAHNQAVSKETKHLREVTNGVLMRMSTTRAQFANVVNHFSAVAEKDACLPRQVQKMQEFNVSGFFLQGVAHIRDNQIVCSSISELLDGMLLGKPYRIEPDGTKVWSNIKIADWQDRHLVIFEKSGWAIMFVPSHAIEALGNSEVAIGVFSIQSHRLYTAKGEIATDWLKRYQGKQALTFIDKERQMLVYIAPNQLNVTAVVAAIPLKDINDDIVTFIQILIPLSLIVGLLLSGLFIYMQRTRYSTKSAILRALANNEFYLEYQPIINLHNHTCVGAEALIRWRTPDNTLISPDTFIPAAEASGVICQITQRVFELVAKDMRNAFNTHKDFHVGINISSHDIRSGALLTLIKNLKKTAGAVGNQILIEVTERGFLDDDEALTTIKDIRDCGVRVAIDDFGTGYSSLSYLTKFQLDYLKIDKTFVDSVGTDAVTSHVAFHIIEMAKTLQLDMVAEGVETAEQAKILQARGVKHVQGWLFSKSLKRKDFYAYLEQHSQAKP; from the coding sequence ATGGATCACGTATTAAAGACAAGCTGGCGTAACAAGAAGATTGTGACGGGCATCGCCATTCTGCTGATTATCATCACCGCTTCGATTTCTATCTTTTTATCTTTAATCATTGCGCATAACCAGGCTGTTTCAAAAGAAACCAAACATCTGCGAGAGGTGACCAACGGCGTGCTGATGCGCATGAGTACCACGCGTGCACAGTTTGCAAATGTGGTGAATCACTTTTCTGCCGTGGCCGAAAAAGACGCCTGCCTGCCCAGGCAAGTGCAAAAAATGCAGGAATTCAATGTCTCAGGCTTTTTTCTGCAAGGCGTGGCACACATCCGCGACAACCAGATTGTCTGCTCCTCGATCTCAGAACTGCTGGATGGCATGCTGTTGGGCAAGCCTTACCGCATTGAGCCGGATGGGACCAAAGTCTGGTCCAACATTAAAATTGCCGACTGGCAAGACAGGCATTTGGTCATCTTTGAAAAATCAGGCTGGGCCATCATGTTTGTGCCTAGTCACGCGATCGAAGCGCTTGGCAACTCTGAGGTTGCCATTGGCGTGTTTAGCATACAATCACACCGGCTATATACCGCCAAGGGTGAAATAGCGACCGACTGGCTAAAAAGATACCAAGGTAAGCAAGCGCTTACTTTCATTGATAAAGAGCGCCAGATGCTGGTGTATATTGCCCCTAACCAGTTGAATGTGACTGCGGTGGTCGCTGCCATACCACTCAAGGATATCAACGACGATATCGTCACCTTTATCCAGATTCTTATTCCACTGTCGTTGATCGTAGGGCTGTTACTAAGCGGGCTGTTTATCTATATGCAGCGTACCCGCTACTCGACTAAATCGGCCATTTTAAGAGCGCTGGCAAACAATGAGTTTTATCTTGAATATCAGCCTATCATCAACCTGCACAATCATACGTGTGTCGGTGCTGAGGCTTTGATCAGATGGCGTACACCTGACAACACCTTGATCAGTCCCGACACGTTTATCCCTGCTGCCGAAGCTTCTGGCGTCATTTGTCAGATCACACAACGTGTGTTTGAACTGGTGGCTAAGGATATGCGCAATGCCTTTAATACGCACAAAGACTTTCATGTCGGCATTAATATTTCTTCGCACGACATTCGGTCAGGTGCCCTATTAACACTGATTAAAAACCTGAAAAAAACCGCTGGTGCCGTCGGCAATCAAATTTTAATTGAAGTCACCGAGCGTGGGTTTCTTGATGATGATGAAGCGCTTACCACCATTAAGGATATTCGTGATTGTGGCGTGCGGGTAGCGATTGATGACTTTGGCACCGGCTACTCAAGCTTGTCTTACCTGACCAAGTTTCAGCTCGATTATCTCAAAATTGACAAAACCTTTGTTGATTCGGTCGGCACCGATGCAGTCACCAGTCATGTCGCTTTTCATATCATTGAAATGGCAAAAACCCTCCAACTTGATATGGTGGCCGAAGGGGTAGAGACGGCAGAGCAAGCAAAAATCCTGCAGGCGCGCGGGGTGAAACATGTGCAGGGCTGGCTATTCTCCAAGTCACTCAAGCGTAAAGACTTTTATGCCTATTTGGAACAACATAGCCAAGCCAAACCATAG